One part of the bacterium genome encodes these proteins:
- the ltrA gene encoding group II intron reverse transcriptase/maturase — translation MESKGSRDEQGRQTFPDRDTAGCAKAVKLPGNSQRAEPSPALAGEVSEATDETGVWERVFQRDNLLRALERVERNGGSPGIDGMTGVELRPYLKQHWREIRAVLDEGTYQPKPVLRREIPKPGGGVRLLGIPTVTDRLIQQALAQVLSPLFEPGFSDSSYGFRPGRGAHDAVRQAQTYINEGYGWVVDIDLEKFFDRVNHDKLMARVARVVKDRRVLKLIRKYLESGVMANGVKVEAKEGTPQGGPISPLLANIMLDDLDKELEQRGHRFVRYADDCNIYVKSRRAGERLLAGIGRFLERKLSLKVNAKKSGVDRPSKRKFLSFSFYWRQGRALIRVAGEARDRCLERLRQLTRRSRSGLEVEVVRAVNEYTTGWVGYFRLTDTDRVFQELDGWLRRRLRQMLWKRWKRGRTRYRKLVELGVPEELAALGAGGSSPWRMAATPVVNMALSNVYWERVGLISLTERYRQLRESLRTAGCNKARPVV, via the coding sequence ATGGAATCCAAGGGCTCGCGGGACGAGCAAGGAAGGCAGACTTTCCCGGATAGGGATACTGCTGGTTGTGCGAAGGCGGTGAAGCTGCCGGGGAACAGCCAGAGGGCCGAGCCGTCTCCGGCGCTGGCGGGAGAAGTGTCCGAGGCGACAGACGAGACCGGCGTATGGGAGCGGGTGTTCCAACGGGACAACCTGCTGCGTGCGCTGGAGCGGGTCGAGCGGAACGGCGGGTCACCGGGCATCGACGGTATGACGGGGGTAGAACTCCGTCCGTATCTCAAGCAGCACTGGAGAGAAATCAGGGCTGTGCTCGATGAGGGAACCTATCAACCGAAGCCGGTACTCAGGCGTGAGATACCGAAGCCTGGGGGCGGGGTGAGGCTGTTAGGAATACCGACGGTGACAGACCGACTCATACAGCAGGCGTTGGCGCAGGTGCTTTCGCCACTGTTCGAGCCGGGGTTTTCAGACTCAAGCTACGGGTTTCGGCCCGGGCGGGGAGCCCACGATGCGGTCAGACAAGCCCAGACGTACATCAATGAAGGGTATGGCTGGGTAGTGGACATCGACCTGGAGAAGTTCTTCGACCGGGTCAACCACGACAAACTGATGGCGCGTGTAGCGCGAGTAGTGAAAGACCGGCGGGTGCTCAAGCTTATCCGGAAATATCTTGAGTCCGGGGTAATGGCCAACGGGGTGAAGGTCGAAGCAAAGGAAGGGACGCCGCAGGGCGGGCCAATCTCGCCGCTTCTGGCCAACATCATGCTGGACGACCTGGATAAAGAACTGGAGCAGCGCGGGCATCGATTCGTGCGCTATGCGGACGACTGCAACATCTACGTAAAGAGCCGGCGTGCCGGCGAGCGGCTGCTAGCCGGCATCGGGCGATTCCTTGAGCGAAAGCTGAGCCTTAAGGTCAATGCGAAGAAGAGCGGGGTAGACCGGCCGTCGAAGCGGAAGTTCTTGAGCTTCAGCTTCTACTGGCGACAGGGCCGAGCGCTGATTCGCGTGGCCGGAGAGGCAAGAGACCGCTGTTTGGAGCGACTACGCCAGCTTACTCGACGCAGCCGGTCGGGTCTTGAGGTCGAGGTAGTCCGAGCCGTCAACGAATATACGACGGGATGGGTAGGATACTTCCGGCTGACGGATACGGACCGGGTGTTTCAGGAACTGGACGGGTGGCTTCGGCGGCGGCTGCGGCAGATGCTCTGGAAGCGCTGGAAGCGAGGGCGGACACGCTACCGGAAGCTCGTGGAACTGGGCGTGCCCGAGGAACTCGCGGCTCTGGGCGCGGGCGGCAGCAGTCCATGGCGCATGGCGGCGACGCCAGTG
- a CDS encoding alanine--glyoxylate aminotransferase family protein, producing MVKPKYKLYTPGPVDVPLEFLKELSSGLVYHREASFAAIFESVRKGLQKMMLTKGEVHLLTASGTGAMEAAVSNLVSHDEKVLVATAGRFGERWREINLRFGAFVDELSRPYGEAIPPEELERKLLANDSARCVFTTLTETSTGVLHDIKAFGEICHRLNRILVVDAVAGLGADELRMDDWHIDVVVGGCQKGLAVPPGVSFVALSERAAERVERAKAPRYYFDLRIARRYAAKGQTSWTPAISIIYALDLSLKRLNRIGMPKYWKDHQEIGDMMRAKAAGLGLDLFPKRPSNALTVMKMPQGVDGARVVDICRKRDKILLANGQGDMRGKIVRIGHMGPVTKPEMTKVFGCFARALKQVSRPAK from the coding sequence ATGGTTAAGCCCAAGTACAAGCTATACACGCCCGGCCCGGTCGACGTGCCGCTGGAGTTCCTCAAGGAACTCTCAAGCGGTCTCGTCTACCACCGCGAGGCTTCGTTCGCGGCGATCTTCGAGTCGGTCCGCAAAGGACTGCAGAAGATGATGCTGACCAAAGGCGAGGTCCACCTGCTGACCGCGTCCGGTACCGGGGCAATGGAGGCCGCGGTATCGAATCTGGTCAGCCACGATGAGAAGGTGCTGGTGGCAACCGCAGGGCGGTTCGGCGAACGGTGGCGCGAGATTAACCTGCGGTTCGGGGCCTTTGTGGACGAACTGAGCCGGCCCTACGGCGAGGCGATTCCGCCTGAGGAACTGGAGCGGAAGCTCCTCGCCAACGATTCGGCCCGCTGCGTCTTCACGACCCTGACCGAAACCTCGACCGGCGTGCTGCACGACATCAAGGCATTCGGCGAGATCTGCCACCGGCTCAACCGCATCCTCGTTGTCGACGCGGTGGCCGGGCTCGGCGCCGATGAACTGCGAATGGACGACTGGCACATCGACGTGGTGGTGGGCGGATGCCAGAAGGGTCTGGCGGTGCCGCCCGGTGTTTCCTTCGTCGCCCTGAGCGAGCGAGCGGCTGAGCGCGTTGAGCGGGCCAAGGCGCCGCGTTACTACTTCGACCTGCGGATTGCCCGGCGCTATGCGGCCAAAGGCCAGACCTCCTGGACCCCGGCCATCTCCATCATTTACGCTCTGGACCTGAGCCTCAAACGTCTCAACCGAATCGGCATGCCGAAGTACTGGAAGGACCACCAGGAAATCGGCGACATGATGAGAGCCAAGGCCGCGGGCCTCGGACTGGATCTCTTTCCCAAGCGACCCTCCAACGCGTTGACCGTGATGAAGATGCCCCAGGGCGTGGATGGTGCCAGGGTCGTCGACATCTGCCGCAAGCGGGACAAGATACTGCTTGCGAACGGGCAGGGCGACATGCGCGGCAAGATTGTCAGAATCGGACACATGGGCCCGGTGACCAAGCCCGAGATGACCAAGGTGTTCGGCTGCTTCGCGCGCGCGCTCAAGCAAGTCAGCCGTCCCGCCAAATAG